A window from Amblyomma americanum isolate KBUSLIRL-KWMA chromosome 7, ASM5285725v1, whole genome shotgun sequence encodes these proteins:
- the LOC144098764 gene encoding translation initiation factor eIF2 assembly protein-like isoform X2 — protein sequence MKVQDVLSCSFSSWYGAFKSATVTSICIPLTSEFIKYLLSDGVVLPGEAPSSQKYDTDTEDEVDWSEADTDSTEIPSFPELEQAVSSAIKRLGGRVFPKLNWSSPKDAAWIATNNSPCCTCFADICLLLKSSDFVTHDLTQPFKACVDWNKETDTNNLFQYELILRKWVEIDPSTEFRCFVKDCVLVGISQRDYTHYYGHIQEQEASIVQDILSFFHERIKSRFASSSYVFDVYRKRKDVVKLLDFNPFGAHTDSLLFDWEELENLNVDDTSEFPIFRYMKENRGVQPSAYRHYALPRDVVDLCAGEDAQKLLDLMSLKRGEDSTDEEDCNQDTS from the exons ATGAAGGTGCAAGACGTACTGAGCTGCAGCTTTTCATCTTGGTATGGTGCCTTCAAAAGCGCAACTGTTACGAG TATTTGCATTCCTCTGACGAGTGAGTTCATAAAATACCTCCTCTCTGACGGCGTGGTGCTACCTGGAGA GGCTCCTTCATCTCAAAAGTATGACACCGATACAGAAGATGAG GTAGATTGGTCTGAGGCTGACACAGATTCCACTGAG ATTCCGTCCTTCCCAGAGCTGGAGCAAGCAGTTTCCAGCGCCATCAAACGTCTTGGTGGGCGAGTGTTCCCCAAGCTGAACTGGAGCAGTCCTAAGGATGCCGCATGGATAGCAACCAACAACAGCCCTTGCTGCACATGCTTTGCAGACATCTGCCTCCTCCTCAAGAGCTCAGACTTCGTCACGCACGATCTAACACAACC ATTCAAAGCCTGTGTCGACTGGAACAAGGAAACGGACACAAACAACTTGTTTCAGTATGAGCTCATTCTCAGAAAATGGGTGGAGATCGACCCAAGCACCGAGTTTCGGTGCTTTGTGAAAGACTGTGTTTTAGTAG GCATTTCACAGAGAGACTACACACACTACTATGGTCACATTCAAGAACAGGAAGCCAGCATTGTACAAGACATACTCTCATTTTTTCATGAAAGAATAAAGTCCAGATTTGCCTCTTCCTCAT ATGTGTTTGATGTCTATAGGAAGAGAAAG GATGTTGTAAAGCTGCTTGACTTCAATCCATTTGGGGCACACACTGACTCTCTGCTGTTTGATTGGGAAGAGCTTGAAAATCTGAATGTTGATGATACTTCTGAG TTCCCAATATTCCGGTACATGAAAGAAAACCGCGGTGTGCAACCGAGCGCTTACCGCCACTATGCCCTGCCTCGAGATGTGGTAGACTTGTGTGCCGGTGAAGATGCACAGAAACTTCTGGATCTTATGAGCTTG AAACGAGGAGAAGACTCCACTGACGAAGAAGACTGCAACCAGGATACAAGCTGA
- the LOC144098764 gene encoding translation initiation factor eIF2 assembly protein-like isoform X1, with translation MRRCISMAASARLQTAKMKVQDVLSCSFSSWYGAFKSATVTSICIPLTSEFIKYLLSDGVVLPGEAPSSQKYDTDTEDEVDWSEADTDSTEIPSFPELEQAVSSAIKRLGGRVFPKLNWSSPKDAAWIATNNSPCCTCFADICLLLKSSDFVTHDLTQPFKACVDWNKETDTNNLFQYELILRKWVEIDPSTEFRCFVKDCVLVGISQRDYTHYYGHIQEQEASIVQDILSFFHERIKSRFASSSYVFDVYRKRKDVVKLLDFNPFGAHTDSLLFDWEELENLNVDDTSEFPIFRYMKENRGVQPSAYRHYALPRDVVDLCAGEDAQKLLDLMSLKRGEDSTDEEDCNQDTS, from the exons CCCGCCTGCAGACAGCAAAGATGAAGGTGCAAGACGTACTGAGCTGCAGCTTTTCATCTTGGTATGGTGCCTTCAAAAGCGCAACTGTTACGAG TATTTGCATTCCTCTGACGAGTGAGTTCATAAAATACCTCCTCTCTGACGGCGTGGTGCTACCTGGAGA GGCTCCTTCATCTCAAAAGTATGACACCGATACAGAAGATGAG GTAGATTGGTCTGAGGCTGACACAGATTCCACTGAG ATTCCGTCCTTCCCAGAGCTGGAGCAAGCAGTTTCCAGCGCCATCAAACGTCTTGGTGGGCGAGTGTTCCCCAAGCTGAACTGGAGCAGTCCTAAGGATGCCGCATGGATAGCAACCAACAACAGCCCTTGCTGCACATGCTTTGCAGACATCTGCCTCCTCCTCAAGAGCTCAGACTTCGTCACGCACGATCTAACACAACC ATTCAAAGCCTGTGTCGACTGGAACAAGGAAACGGACACAAACAACTTGTTTCAGTATGAGCTCATTCTCAGAAAATGGGTGGAGATCGACCCAAGCACCGAGTTTCGGTGCTTTGTGAAAGACTGTGTTTTAGTAG GCATTTCACAGAGAGACTACACACACTACTATGGTCACATTCAAGAACAGGAAGCCAGCATTGTACAAGACATACTCTCATTTTTTCATGAAAGAATAAAGTCCAGATTTGCCTCTTCCTCAT ATGTGTTTGATGTCTATAGGAAGAGAAAG GATGTTGTAAAGCTGCTTGACTTCAATCCATTTGGGGCACACACTGACTCTCTGCTGTTTGATTGGGAAGAGCTTGAAAATCTGAATGTTGATGATACTTCTGAG TTCCCAATATTCCGGTACATGAAAGAAAACCGCGGTGTGCAACCGAGCGCTTACCGCCACTATGCCCTGCCTCGAGATGTGGTAGACTTGTGTGCCGGTGAAGATGCACAGAAACTTCTGGATCTTATGAGCTTG AAACGAGGAGAAGACTCCACTGACGAAGAAGACTGCAACCAGGATACAAGCTGA